tcgacaagggtaaaactaaaccagcaacaccacccagatgtgccgacaaatcccgataggagctgcacatatctcgttctcagggcacaccggatgagcaagacgtcgggtaggcaagcccagagttgcccctggtagccccggacatcgctcagttggaccaacacttagagaagcactggcccgagtggggttaaaataaagatgactcttgtgtccgcgaaacccaagggaaaaaggctaggtggcaaatagtaaaaccaatgttgggcattgctggaagagttttattcaaggcgaactgtcaaggggttcccattataacccaaccgcgtaaggaacgcaaaatccgggaacataacaccgatatgacggaaactagggcggcaagagtggaacaaaacactaggcataaggccgagccttccaccctttaccgagtatatagatgcattaagataacaagataatatggtgatatcacaacaataaacaatgttctaacaaggaacgatctccaatcttcacctgcaactagcaacgctataagaggggctgagcaaagcggtaacatagtcaagcaacggtttgctgggacaaggtgggttagaggtttgacatggcaatttgggaggcatgataagcaagtggtaggcatcgtagcataggcatagcaaaagtcctcaggcctgacgttactgcactcgaaatgcttgcctatgtccatgagccaatcatcagcgtatgttgcctcaacacaattgctgaaggtctttggctggttagcaaggaactggttgagtgtagcaaagtgattctgattgttgccctggttcccttggttgcgctcttgaagaagttgcatgatcagttgcgtgtttgcattggtagcggccatcacagcttgccatgcctccggaggtggaggtggtggtggcggatcaggattcggagtcgtgtgcgttggaggagccatcctgaagaggttgacatccattagcacattgatagacaaatattgaagttgaatcaaacgggttgaaattacaacatatagtcttcacatccgaacaaaatgaacgaatgcattccaattgaaatggtcacatatccataaattgagaagccacttagaattgaagtagaagaaaaacaacaacaaggtacggaacaagaacgaatactcggtaaggatcacccaatctcaaaccaaatatccgtggaagaagaactagagctacaagaattcccacctatgaaactcccgaacctttccggttatgcaatcaggtgttggggatacaggggaagcataatatcttacccaaatctagcaaatcctacatccagctatatccatccttcaacacataaccgagaaaaacttcggaaatcgtctacctcaaccttcgaaaagcatccattatacaagttatggcaatactcccgaactcccgccccagtactgggtggcgtcgaggttatatcaccaacaactgcataaaagagattttcaatgtcggcgaaactaaactcaagtatttcagaactgcaacgataaaattgtgacgacaacacctcggagctcaactccccgggacactgccacaacccctaaatgacaggaggcaccaagaacaatgttctcgtcacaaatcgatcggaacgattccgagaaacccgcgtgatcctaaaaaaaatttagtgaaatttgagaaaagaagagtcaaaactctacatcaggatgccttactagagcgatgaagggactggggagtaaaaagaattcctaactcttcgatatataatacctaaatgactcaaaacatttttctagactcaacgacatcagctattcgatcaagcagggggggctCCTAatgtcggggaaggctctaattaccaacttgtaacgccctcgatgcggctatatctcctacgtgtcgaagcacgacttagaggcataaccgcattgaaagcaatgtcgcaagtaaggtaatcttcacaacaacccatgtaaaaagataataggggaaaaggtacatagttggcttacactcgccacgtcacacaaatacataaatagcattacaatcatccaatacactcatggtccgactacggcaccaaaataaaagatcaaccccaacaagcgacatggtccccgatcgccccaactgggcaccactactgatcatctaggaaagacacatagtaacgacgagaggcttcatcgaactcccacttgagctcaagcgcatcatctggagcggtatcatcggtccctccatctggtttggaaggaatctgtgagtcacggggactcagcaatcttgcaccctcgcgatcaatctgggaaagacacatgcaaatctgttaacgagtaggcatgttcacgagctcgatgaactcgctacagagcatggcatgacaaactaagtatacacccatcaagaatacataacatagaagctagacatgtaAAGAAAAACAACATAGaatgcacggatcactagcaacatcctcggcaaaatcgctaacaagtcaacaatctgacaggattcatgaaacagcaaaagtagagatcgattgactcaaggtagggtgctccataattgcaaacaaatacatgtatggatatagcaccacaattttaacaaaacatctttactgatcatactcaaaagaggcatggattactaggaaacaacatgaacatatggcctaatgacaaaatcaggacaaggacttagagaaattctaagtccctgaaatcagcattagcgaatgcactactttgcaagcttgtgctagtcaccacacatatcacaaaaatacatggtaagcacctctgtagagatggcatggcatataacaaaactcatgtagaactcaggagcatatcatgcacacattaatcatggcaaaaatgacaaatagctatttgatgcagcagatctgacaatttaaccatatagccctcttccaacagcatttcggggaacaagagctcaaatgaaaatgatgcaatgagatgaaatgatgtactctctgagacgaacattttgatatgctacattcccaaaacggagctacggatgcggagttacgacatgatgaaaaacgcaaaaaaaactagggtttcaggGGAAAGTCAACCGAGGAGAAAGTCTCAGATCCAGATCCCGATCGGCGTGGATAACGATGTTCGCCGGAGCTGCACTGTAGACGGCGGAGAAGAGGAGATGACGGGTCCGGACGGATGGAGATCTGTCCGGCGGCGCGTGGAGAGGAAAGGTCTAGGGTTTGCCCGAGATTTTTGAAGgggatctatttataggcatagagggagctaggaagctccaaatgaagtgcgattttcggccacgcgatcgtgatcgaacgctctagatgatggagagggttttgatgggttttgggccaaattggaagggtgttgggctgcagcacacacgaggccttctcggtccctcggttaaccgttggagtatcaaacgaagtccaaatggtacgaaacttgacagacgatctatcagtagtaaaccaaggccgcatggcaagtctcggtccaatccggaaatgtttaacccccacacacgaaaagaggtagaaaggagcaccggaggagataggagcgccggaatacaaaacggacaacgaggaaaatgctcggatgcatgagacgaacacgtatgcaaatgcaatgcacatgatgacatgatatgggatgcatgacaacggcaacaacacacggagacaaaaacccgaacccgaggaaataaaataacttagtgccggaaacggcaagagttgggatacatataaagtaaattacatccggggtgttacaacgatCCTGCTGTGCGTCTTGGTGCGAGTCAGAATGGGTGTACTGTGATGTGCAGATTGCAATTATCATGTTTGAAGCACAAGAATGTGGCATCATATTTTATGCAAAATTATGGTGAGCTACTATATCGTTTCAAACACTACTGTCACTGCATTCGTCATGAGAATTAAATTGATTCTAGTGTATTTGGCATTCTACCCTTAACTTTCTCTCAGAATTACGAACGTCAACCGGACAAGACTGCAACTCCTtttcttttggggggggggggggtgcaagatTAACACTTGATTTCATACATTGTGTGAAAAAACCAGACACTGCTGAATTTATATTGAGGGCTTCCATGTTTCTTATGATTCTAAAAAAGCATATATAGGAAACCGGTAGAATTGTGATATAAATTGCTTGGTTACATTGTAGAAAAATATACATTAATTCCTAAAGGACTAGGCTTACGGCATAGTTGTCATAAAAATAGAGTAGAATTTCAGTGAGACTAGTATTTTTTATCTTTCAAATACATGCAGATACCATTAAAAAAATCATATGTAGATCCTCCAAACCAACAATCTCTAGCAGAAAAAACCATACAAAATTCGATGAAATTCTTCTAAACCATTGAGGCCCTTAGAAATATTTTTCTTTATAGTTTGTGATTTTGTATCTATGTATAAATTAGGAGTATTATAAGAGTAATTTACAATCAACCTCTATCTTTTGAAAACACACATGTCTTTAGCATTATCCAATGTACTGACACAACACTTCTCAGGCTTTTAAAGTAGCATTTCAGTTTGTTCAATTGAAGAAGCATCCTACCAGGCTCAAATGCTGGCAGGAAAGGCTCGAGTCATCACTGGCACCTACTGGCTAGGCAACGGAACCAGGTGCGCCTGGGGCAGATGCTGGAGGCACTACAGGCCTCGGTGCGTCGACTACCTTCTCCAGCACCCCCTTGATGTGATGACCACTTGATGGTCTTTTTTATGCTTTTCTCCTATGTTTGTTTGGGCTTGCTTGTGTTGTGGCTCCAACAGACTATTTATATCAGTATGTTGCTACTTAGTGCGTGGACTGAttggttgttttatttataaagCAGGGAGGAAGCCTATTTCGAGAGAGAGAAAGGCATGAGTCATGATTTGCATAATCAAATACAACATCTACGCCGTCACAGCTCACTAATTGCTAGGTGGTTTTGGTTTGGAGGTCTAATGATCCTCGGCGAGGTGCATGCTCTGGAGACCCTCTATAATTGCTCCCATCGCATGATCTCCCCTCTCTAAGATGTGCTCCAGTTTATTTACCTTCTCTAGCAGCTGCTCAACTTTCACATTCGCGCAGCTCAGCTACTTATCCGAAGTCTTCAACGCCATGTACAACTAGAGTTTGAGGTACAGAGAGTGGGGAGCAAAAACGTTAGTTGCATATATATAATCAAACACAACATCCACGAGACTACAACTAGAGTTCGGGGTACAAACTGGGTAGCGGTGGAGATGGCCGGCAGCAAAATATCTTATTGGCATAAACAATGGACGCTTTTCATTTAGGCTGGAGTGCCGGTCGATGTCCCGGGCAAATATCCACGCCTTGGAATGTTATCATGCTAAGCGAGACCTGGCTGAGCTCGCCTTCCACCATTGCTACAATCCGTCATGCGCTGCGTGATTTGCTTGTTCGCCTAACAGCATTACTGAATTAAGTCGGCAAAAGGTAGCACAGCCCCCATCAAGCCGGTTTTTCTATGGTATGAAGAAAATACCCCAAGCTACAGTTGGTGCATGCATGCATCCAGCTGCAGTGTGTAATGCTTCAAGCTAGCGAACGTCCTTGTCTAATTAATTGACCAGGAGCAGGTGCTTTTTTTAACATTTCGAAAGAGGAGGACACGAAATGTACACATGCCTTTTAAGGACTTCCAAATTAAAAATCCATAATATTAATATATGACATAGGCCAAGAGGATGATGTTTCTTTGTAGATCATCCCGTTTCATTAACTATGAATACATCACCCTCTTTTCGAACACAAAATAACTGTGAGCACATGGTACGTACAAGCTAAAACACATACTAGCAAAATCGGCATGCGAGAAGTAATGAAGCCATTCCTATAATTCGGCAGTGGAACATATGCCATGAAGGTTTCACTGCCTATATATCTCAATCAACTGGTCAGTTAAACAATTCGATCTTCAAATGTTATCATGAGCCATCTTTCTTTTACAAAAAACTTATTTGTTTAGAGGCataaaaaagaaaatcaaaaaatcaaTTTATACCATTGCGAACGACTGACCGTTGCGGCGTACTCCTCATGTTGCATTATGGAGATTTTCGCACCAATCTTTCAAAAGAAATCAGTAATGATTCATTACATATCTCTGTTGCCAACTATGGTAGTCGTTATCGTTCATAGTGGGTTCAAGTGCATTTTCCTTTTTTCCCATGATAAGACGGTAGCGCTTCTACATGTGGGCAGCACTTTGCGCGCCTAAGTTCTTGCTTGATGCATAACAGTATAACACACACTTCATGAACATAGTGGCCTGCCACTATAAATAGAACCACATACCAAACATTCATTTCACACATTCCCAAAGTAAAATCTAGGTAAGACCAAAATCTCAGCTAGCCATCCATTAGATACAAAATAATAGTACCAGCAGCCATGGCTAAGTTACACACATTGGTTGCGGCACTGTTGCTTGTCATGGCAGTATCCCTCGCTGCACTAGAGGGTGTTCATGGCGTCTGCGGCATGTCAAATGATGAATTCAAGCTTTGCCAGCCCGCGGCGGCAGTGAATAACCCGACGGACAGTCCATCGGCTGAGTGTTGCGCTGCCCTTGAGAAGGCCAACCTATCATGCATCTGCCGCTACAAGGGCATCGCCGGCATATGGCTGAGAATGTACCACATTGATGCAAACCGCGCCATGGCGCTACCCGGTAAGTGCGGTCTCACCATGCCAAACAACTGCTCTTGATGATCGGATGTACTACCCATAAGCATCTAGCAGGTGTTAATCGCTCTACATAAGCTTCAACACTGATATGGCTAAATAAGTGGAGGATCACTTGGAAAGGCATTGTGCTACTCGGTCTTATTGTTGTAGTATGATTTGGAAGTGTGATTATCACATTAAGCTCTTGGTAAAAAATAATGCATGTTATACCGAAAATGTAAGGATGCATGGCAAAATTGCCTTGCATGTTGTTCCATCAATTTAAGATCATATAATGGTGTTGTTCGTGTCAAATAGTTGTATGTTCTCTAGTGAACAGGTAAATGTTGAACACGGCTTCTTTTCCCGATTGGTCACTCCTAAGTAATTTTATAATCAGCTATCAAGATGACCCGTGCATTTTTGCAGCTAGTGTATGTATAGAGTTTATGATGATGCATCTATGAACGATTAAAGAAACTGCGATCAATGTTTATCTTTAAAAGCATGTACATCTTATATTGTCCAATGGACTGCCACAACACCTCTCTGCCTACTGGAAAAATCTCGAAAACCTTACTATGTATAAGCAGGCAT
The window above is part of the Triticum aestivum cultivar Chinese Spring chromosome 2A, IWGSC CS RefSeq v2.1, whole genome shotgun sequence genome. Proteins encoded here:
- the LOC123190305 gene encoding putative lipid-transfer protein DIR1; the protein is MAKLHTLVAALLLVMAVSLAALEGVHGVCGMSNDEFKLCQPAAAVNNPTDSPSAECCAALEKANLSCICRYKGIAGIWLRMYHIDANRAMALPGKCGLTMPNNCS